One genomic segment of Culturomica massiliensis includes these proteins:
- a CDS encoding methylmalonyl-CoA mutase family protein, which produces MAEKENQKLFSEFAPNTMQEWVDKVTVDLKGADFNKKLVWRTNEGFDVQPMYRLENMKDLKNLDCFPGEFPFVRGNKKDNNDWYVRQDIKVDNIVEANKKALDVLNRGVNSLGFIFTGCREFSKADMEALLKDICLECVEINFVCECKKCSVVDAFKAVVAERGIAPEKIHGGINIDPLTNLTLKGKICCENPFGAPKENTEKMLDFKNFKTIEVGGYVFNNSGASIVQELGFSLAAGVEYLDKLTDAGMSINDVAPHIRFHFATGSKYFMEIAKLRAARYLWAHIVKAYNPSCDCVCKMNIHSETSEWNKTVYDPNVNMLRTQTEAMSAILGGVDSYLVHPYDYIYECEPSELGERVARNQQLLLKEESHFAKIADVPGGSYYIEELTENIAEAAWKLFLQVQEEGGYVEAFKKGFVQAAIKATAQARDLAIAQRKENFVGTNQFPNFNEKIEKAICSCVLEPEDHTAEGAMVETLKPYRGAQAFEALRLKTDMYAAKNGRPVVYMFPMGNLAMRKARAQFACNFFACAGFQVMDNNGFKTVDEGVKACLENKAAIVVLCGADDEYAGFAPEVLEKLKDKAVVVVAGNPESRPELEAKGLLNYIHVKNNVLEELKAYQQKVGI; this is translated from the coding sequence ATGGCAGAAAAAGAAAATCAGAAGCTTTTCAGTGAATTTGCGCCAAACACAATGCAGGAGTGGGTGGACAAAGTTACTGTCGACCTAAAAGGGGCCGATTTTAATAAAAAGCTTGTATGGAGAACCAATGAAGGTTTTGATGTACAGCCGATGTATCGGTTAGAAAACATGAAAGACCTGAAAAATCTTGATTGCTTTCCGGGAGAATTCCCTTTCGTCAGAGGTAACAAGAAAGATAATAACGACTGGTATGTTCGTCAGGACATTAAAGTTGATAATATTGTTGAGGCAAATAAAAAAGCTTTGGATGTGCTGAACCGCGGTGTAAATTCTTTGGGATTTATATTCACCGGTTGTCGCGAATTCAGTAAGGCTGATATGGAGGCTTTGCTGAAGGATATTTGTCTGGAGTGTGTAGAAATCAATTTTGTCTGTGAATGTAAAAAATGTTCGGTAGTCGATGCTTTCAAGGCTGTTGTAGCGGAACGCGGTATCGCTCCGGAAAAAATACACGGAGGAATCAATATCGATCCGTTAACCAATCTGACATTGAAAGGAAAAATCTGTTGTGAGAATCCTTTCGGTGCTCCGAAAGAAAATACGGAGAAAATGTTGGATTTCAAAAATTTCAAAACAATTGAAGTCGGTGGATATGTATTCAATAACTCAGGTGCTTCTATCGTACAGGAGTTGGGGTTCAGTTTGGCTGCCGGAGTTGAATATCTGGATAAGCTGACGGATGCCGGGATGAGTATAAACGATGTAGCTCCTCATATCCGTTTCCATTTTGCTACAGGTTCCAAATATTTCATGGAGATTGCCAAGTTGCGTGCTGCCCGTTATTTGTGGGCTCATATCGTAAAGGCTTATAATCCTTCCTGTGATTGTGTCTGCAAGATGAACATCCATTCCGAGACTTCAGAGTGGAACAAGACGGTTTATGATCCGAATGTAAATATGTTGCGTACGCAAACAGAAGCTATGTCGGCTATTTTGGGCGGTGTAGATTCTTATCTGGTACATCCGTATGATTATATATATGAATGTGAACCTTCCGAATTGGGAGAACGTGTGGCTCGCAATCAACAGTTGTTGTTGAAAGAAGAGTCTCATTTTGCTAAAATTGCCGATGTGCCCGGCGGTTCATATTATATTGAAGAGTTGACCGAGAATATTGCCGAGGCTGCCTGGAAATTGTTTTTACAAGTGCAGGAAGAAGGCGGATATGTAGAAGCTTTCAAAAAAGGTTTTGTTCAGGCTGCTATAAAAGCAACGGCACAGGCCCGGGATTTGGCGATCGCTCAACGGAAAGAAAATTTTGTCGGTACGAATCAGTTCCCGAATTTCAATGAGAAGATTGAAAAGGCAATTTGTTCCTGCGTTCTCGAACCGGAGGATCATACAGCAGAAGGAGCTATGGTAGAGACGTTGAAGCCCTATCGCGGAGCGCAGGCTTTTGAAGCTTTGCGTTTGAAAACCGATATGTATGCCGCTAAAAACGGTCGTCCGGTTGTGTATATGTTTCCGATGGGTAATCTGGCAATGCGTAAGGCCCGTGCTCAATTTGCATGTAACTTTTTCGCTTGTGCCGGATTCCAGGTAATGGATAATAACGGTTTTAAAACTGTGGATGAAGGTGTAAAAGCCTGTCTGGAAAATAAGGCCGCTATTGTCGTATTGTGCGGTGCCGATGACGAATATGCAGGATTTGCTCCGGAAGTTTTAGAGAAACTGAAAGATAAGGCTGTTGTCGTAGTTGCCGGTAATCCGGAAAGCCGTCCCGAATTGGAGGCTAAAGGTCTTCTGAACTACATACACGTTAAGAACAATGTATTGGAAGAACTGAAAGCTTATCAGCAGAAAGTGGGAATTTAA
- the scpA gene encoding methylmalonyl-CoA mutase, with protein sequence MKPNFKDINIKATEKATANAAEWEKANHIAKNWTTPELIPVKPVYTAEDLKGMEHLDYVSGIPPYLRGPYSAMYPLKPWTIRQYAGFSTAEESNAFYRRNLAAGQKGLSVAFDLATHRGYDSDHPRVIGDVGKAGVAVDSIMDMKILFDQIPLDKMSVSMTMNGAVLPVLAFYIVAGLEQGATLDQLSGTIQNDILKEFMVRNTYIYPPKFSMKIIADIFEYTSKNMPKFNSISISGYHMQEAGATADIELAYTLADGLEYLRAGVNAGMDIDAFAPRLSFFWAIGMNHFMEIAKMRAGRLLWAKIVKQFNPKNPKSLALRTHSQTSGWSLTEQDPFNNVGRTCIEAMGAALGHTQSLHTNALDEAIALPTDFSARIARNTQIYIQEESTICKAVDPWAGSYYVESLTQELVEKAWAHIEEVEKLGGMAKAIESGIPKLRIEEAAARTQARIDSGEQTIVGTNKYRLDKEDPIDILEIDNTAVREAQIARLKELKANRNQAEVEAALEAITKCVETGKGNLLELAVDAAKKRASLGEISYACEKVVGRYKAVIRTVSGVYSSVANEDDDFRKAKELTDEFAELTGRRPRIMIAKMGQDGHDRGAKVVATGYADMGFDVDMGPLFQTPEETAKQAVENDVHVIGVSSLAAGHKTLVPAVIAELKKLGREDILVYVGGVIPHQDYQFLFDAGAIAVFGPGTKVSKSAIQVMDILLELAKK encoded by the coding sequence ATGAAACCGAATTTTAAAGATATAAATATTAAAGCGACCGAAAAGGCTACCGCCAATGCTGCGGAATGGGAAAAAGCCAACCATATCGCTAAAAACTGGACGACACCGGAATTGATACCGGTGAAACCGGTATATACTGCAGAAGATTTGAAGGGAATGGAGCATCTGGATTATGTATCCGGTATTCCTCCTTATCTGCGTGGACCGTATTCAGCTATGTATCCGCTGAAACCCTGGACAATTCGTCAGTATGCCGGATTCTCTACGGCAGAAGAATCCAATGCTTTCTATCGTCGTAATCTGGCTGCCGGTCAGAAGGGATTGTCTGTGGCATTCGACTTAGCTACACACCGTGGCTATGACTCCGATCACCCGCGTGTAATCGGGGATGTCGGTAAGGCCGGGGTTGCTGTCGATTCGATCATGGATATGAAAATTTTGTTCGACCAGATACCGTTGGATAAAATGTCTGTATCTATGACAATGAACGGTGCTGTGCTGCCCGTATTGGCATTTTACATTGTTGCCGGACTGGAGCAGGGAGCTACGCTGGATCAGTTGTCCGGTACGATCCAGAATGATATTTTGAAAGAATTTATGGTGCGTAATACTTATATTTATCCGCCTAAATTTTCGATGAAAATTATTGCCGATATTTTCGAGTATACGTCCAAAAATATGCCGAAATTCAACTCAATTTCAATCTCCGGTTACCATATGCAGGAAGCAGGTGCTACTGCCGACATTGAATTGGCTTATACTTTGGCAGACGGATTGGAATATTTGCGTGCCGGAGTAAATGCCGGAATGGACATCGATGCTTTTGCTCCGCGTTTGTCATTTTTCTGGGCTATCGGTATGAACCATTTTATGGAGATTGCCAAAATGCGTGCCGGTCGTTTATTGTGGGCTAAGATTGTCAAACAATTCAATCCGAAGAACCCGAAATCATTGGCTCTGCGTACCCACTCACAAACTTCAGGCTGGTCGTTAACAGAACAAGATCCGTTCAATAACGTAGGACGTACCTGTATCGAGGCTATGGGAGCTGCTTTGGGACATACCCAATCCCTGCATACCAATGCTTTGGATGAGGCGATAGCTTTGCCGACTGATTTTTCGGCACGTATTGCCCGTAATACCCAGATTTATATTCAGGAAGAATCTACCATTTGTAAGGCTGTTGATCCGTGGGCCGGTTCTTATTATGTGGAAAGCCTGACTCAGGAGTTGGTAGAGAAAGCCTGGGCACATATCGAGGAAGTTGAAAAACTGGGAGGTATGGCAAAAGCGATCGAATCCGGAATTCCGAAATTACGTATCGAGGAAGCTGCTGCCCGTACGCAAGCCCGCATCGATAGCGGTGAGCAGACGATTGTCGGAACGAATAAATACCGTTTGGATAAAGAGGACCCGATTGATATTCTGGAGATCGACAATACTGCCGTACGTGAGGCACAGATTGCCCGTTTGAAAGAATTGAAGGCTAACCGGAATCAGGCTGAGGTAGAAGCTGCTCTGGAGGCTATTACCAAATGTGTGGAAACGGGTAAAGGTAATTTGCTCGAATTGGCAGTAGATGCAGCTAAGAAGCGTGCTTCTTTGGGTGAAATTTCTTATGCATGTGAAAAAGTTGTCGGACGTTATAAAGCAGTAATCAGAACCGTGAGCGGAGTATATTCAAGTGTTGCCAACGAAGATGATGACTTCAGAAAGGCGAAAGAATTGACTGATGAGTTTGCAGAATTGACGGGACGTCGTCCGCGTATCATGATTGCAAAAATGGGTCAGGACGGTCATGACCGCGGTGCTAAAGTTGTAGCTACCGGTTATGCCGATATGGGATTTGACGTAGATATGGGACCGTTGTTCCAGACTCCGGAAGAAACTGCCAAACAAGCTGTCGAAAATGACGTGCATGTCATCGGTGTTTCTTCTTTGGCTGCCGGACACAAGACGCTGGTACCCGCTGTTATTGCAGAATTGAAAAAACTGGGACGTGAAGACATTCTGGTATATGTCGGAGGTGTTATCCCTCACCAGGATTATCAATTCTTGTTTGATGCCGGCGCTATTGCCGTTTTCGGACCCGGTACGAAAGTATCCAAGAGTGCTATTCAGGTTATGGATATCCTTCTTGAGTTGGCAAAGAAATAA
- a CDS encoding ATP-binding protein has protein sequence MSRELMDETIRLRKIVSLAGISWCEFELEKNVWLFSKELVALLGLSGEWLPSSGFIEKVREDYQEQVSQEFGFLLCGAVLDVKFPVKTPSGNVWLHLYLDSCAGKQENQKSVLGYIQRIESLEKGGPAGMESERINNLLYQQNAISRYLLDFLRNGEIDEVINSTLAAILKQFQGGRAYIFEYDNARHIQRNTYEVVNGNVAPQMHLLQNLSTDMTPWWNRQMAELRPIVLNTMADFPPEVTEEEIRILVDQGINSLMVVPLVSGEQTWGYIGIDVVTGSRQWSRQDYHWFTSLANIISICIELRKAKDNAIYERRFLHNLYTHIPMGYLRISFVKDKENDTFDCRLTDVNELGAKFTGKPLQDYIGRQVSTLELGDGINTEMLVQLCKENKHREIDLYYPASGKYCHGILYSPEMGEVVMLLLDITAAIEADKVIERSQRMFKNIFDSCPIGIEIYDKDGCLIDLNHKDLEIFGVSRESALGLNFFANPNVPVSIKKQVRNNEPVDFRLSYSFKNVEGERYYSSVRKGKIDLYSKISPLYDAQGNFIHYLLINIDNTKEHDAITRIHDFENYFLLISDYAKIGYVKVNLITKKGYAIQQWYKNIGEESDKELKDILSNYAYIHPDDRKYIFQFYENAIAGKQKSYKAEIRVRKPGTADGWRWLRVNTMVTVYRPKEGEVEIVGVNYDVTEQKETELKLIEAKNKAETMDRLKSAFLANMSHEIRTPLNAIVGFSSLLLETEDVEERKQYVSIVQKNNECLLQLISDVLDLSKIESGSVDINYTDVNIYEVCQDIRQSLSMKVGKEVEFTFDSDLPEYHIFSDAYRIRQVIGNFVTNAIKFTSEGFIKIGYELLEDKELLVYVQDSGIGIPREKLDDIFERFVKLDDFVQGTGLGLSICRSIIERLHGKIGVESEEGKGSRFWFTLPYILN, from the coding sequence ATGTCGAGAGAATTAATGGATGAAACAATACGTCTCCGGAAAATCGTTTCATTGGCCGGAATTAGTTGGTGTGAATTTGAGTTGGAAAAGAATGTATGGTTGTTTTCTAAGGAGCTGGTTGCTTTGTTGGGACTGTCCGGGGAATGGCTTCCTTCCTCCGGCTTTATTGAAAAGGTCAGGGAAGATTATCAGGAACAGGTTTCCCAGGAATTCGGTTTTCTTTTATGCGGAGCTGTATTGGATGTGAAATTTCCTGTAAAAACGCCTTCCGGAAATGTATGGTTGCATTTATACCTTGACAGTTGTGCCGGTAAACAGGAAAATCAGAAGAGCGTACTCGGCTATATACAGAGAATCGAATCGCTTGAAAAGGGTGGGCCGGCAGGTATGGAATCTGAGCGTATAAATAATTTGCTGTATCAGCAAAATGCGATTTCCCGCTATTTGCTCGATTTTTTACGAAACGGGGAGATCGATGAAGTCATTAATTCGACTCTTGCAGCTATATTGAAGCAATTTCAAGGGGGACGGGCGTATATTTTCGAGTATGACAACGCCAGGCATATCCAGCGGAATACATATGAGGTCGTTAATGGTAACGTAGCGCCTCAGATGCATTTGCTACAGAATTTGAGTACGGATATGACACCGTGGTGGAATCGCCAGATGGCAGAACTGCGGCCTATTGTACTTAATACGATGGCTGATTTCCCGCCGGAGGTAACAGAGGAGGAAATACGCATTTTAGTCGATCAGGGGATTAATTCTTTGATGGTCGTCCCTTTGGTCAGCGGAGAGCAAACCTGGGGATACATCGGTATAGATGTCGTTACCGGATCCCGTCAATGGAGCCGGCAGGATTATCATTGGTTTACTTCTTTGGCCAATATCATTTCTATTTGTATCGAGCTTCGTAAAGCCAAGGATAACGCTATCTATGAACGGCGTTTCCTGCACAATCTGTATACCCATATTCCGATGGGATATCTTCGGATAAGTTTTGTAAAAGATAAGGAGAATGACACGTTCGATTGTCGTTTGACGGATGTTAACGAATTGGGGGCTAAGTTTACAGGTAAACCGTTGCAGGATTATATCGGGCGGCAGGTTTCGACCCTCGAACTGGGAGATGGAATAAATACGGAGATGTTGGTACAACTTTGTAAGGAAAATAAACACAGGGAAATCGATTTGTATTATCCGGCTTCCGGAAAGTATTGCCATGGTATTCTTTATTCTCCGGAAATGGGCGAAGTGGTTATGTTGTTGCTGGATATTACGGCAGCTATCGAGGCAGATAAGGTTATCGAGCGTAGTCAGCGGATGTTTAAAAATATTTTCGACAGTTGTCCGATAGGAATCGAGATATATGATAAGGATGGCTGTCTGATTGATTTGAATCATAAGGATCTGGAAATATTCGGTGTTTCCCGGGAATCTGCACTCGGTTTGAATTTTTTTGCCAATCCGAATGTCCCGGTCAGTATAAAAAAACAGGTACGTAATAATGAACCGGTCGATTTCCGGCTCTCTTATTCTTTTAAGAATGTGGAAGGAGAAAGGTATTATTCCAGTGTCCGCAAAGGTAAAATCGATTTGTATTCAAAGATTAGTCCTTTGTATGATGCACAGGGTAATTTTATCCATTATCTTCTGATTAATATCGATAATACGAAAGAGCACGATGCTATTACCCGCATTCATGATTTTGAAAATTATTTTCTTCTGATTTCGGATTATGCCAAAATAGGTTATGTCAAAGTCAATCTGATTACGAAAAAAGGGTACGCTATTCAACAGTGGTATAAGAATATAGGAGAAGAATCTGACAAAGAGTTGAAGGATATTCTTTCTAATTATGCCTACATTCATCCGGATGACCGGAAATATATTTTTCAATTTTATGAAAATGCCATTGCCGGAAAACAGAAAAGCTATAAGGCTGAAATTCGTGTACGTAAACCCGGAACTGCAGACGGGTGGCGTTGGCTTCGGGTGAATACGATGGTAACGGTATACCGGCCGAAAGAAGGGGAGGTGGAGATTGTCGGCGTGAATTACGATGTGACGGAGCAAAAAGAGACGGAGTTAAAGTTAATTGAAGCGAAAAATAAGGCTGAAACGATGGATCGGTTGAAGTCTGCATTTCTTGCTAATATGAGTCATGAAATCCGGACTCCGTTGAATGCTATTGTCGGGTTTTCCAGTTTATTGTTGGAAACGGAAGATGTGGAAGAACGTAAGCAATACGTGAGTATTGTTCAAAAGAATAACGAGTGTTTGTTGCAGTTGATTTCAGATGTTCTGGATTTGTCGAAAATAGAATCCGGAAGTGTCGATATTAATTATACGGATGTAAATATATATGAAGTTTGTCAGGATATCCGGCAATCTTTGAGTATGAAGGTCGGTAAGGAGGTAGAATTTACCTTTGATTCGGATTTACCGGAATACCATATATTTTCCGATGCATATCGGATTCGTCAGGTAATCGGTAATTTTGTAACGAATGCCATCAAATTTACTTCTGAAGGCTTCATTAAAATCGGTTATGAGTTGCTGGAAGATAAGGAGCTACTGGTTTATGTACAGGATTCCGGTATTGGGATCCCCCGGGAAAAGCTTGACGATATATTCGAACGTTTCGTTAAGCTGGATGACTTCGTACAGGGAACCGGCTTGGGCTTGTCGATTTGCCGGAGTATTATCGAGCGTCTTCATGGAAAGATCGGGGTCGAATCGGAAGAGGGGAAAGGCTCTCGTTTCTGGTTTACACTCCCTTATATTTTAAATTAG
- a CDS encoding pirin family protein → MKTVLHKANTRGHFDHGWLRTSHTFSFADYYNPQRINFGALRVLNDDSIDPGTGFDFHPHKNMEIVSIPLSGALKHGDNMGNETVLHQGEIQVMSAGTGVVHSEHNASADKKTDFLQIWVIPDRMNVTPRYETARISNLIRRNEITTIVSPYPGTDRGLWIYQQAWFSIGELTKDSDHIYHFRSPHSFGVYIFVIEGTVVVEGQELQRRDGQGIYDTQTFGIKIKEDAKVLFIEVPAVE, encoded by the coding sequence ATGAAAACAGTATTACACAAAGCCAATACACGCGGACATTTCGATCACGGTTGGCTACGTACATCACACACATTCAGTTTTGCAGACTATTATAATCCCCAACGCATCAACTTCGGAGCACTACGCGTATTAAACGATGATTCCATCGATCCGGGCACAGGCTTCGACTTCCATCCTCATAAAAACATGGAAATCGTATCCATACCTTTAAGCGGAGCATTAAAGCACGGGGACAATATGGGAAATGAAACCGTACTTCACCAGGGTGAAATACAGGTTATGAGTGCCGGCACGGGTGTCGTACACAGTGAGCACAACGCGAGTGCAGACAAAAAAACCGATTTCTTACAAATCTGGGTTATTCCGGACCGGATGAACGTCACCCCACGTTACGAAACCGCCCGTATCAGTAATCTCATTCGCCGCAACGAAATCACAACCATCGTATCTCCTTACCCCGGCACTGACCGGGGATTATGGATTTACCAACAAGCCTGGTTCTCCATCGGCGAGCTGACGAAAGACAGCGACCACATTTATCATTTCCGGTCGCCCCACAGCTTCGGAGTCTATATCTTCGTCATCGAAGGTACTGTCGTCGTCGAAGGACAAGAACTACAACGTCGTGACGGACAAGGTATTTACGATACGCAAACCTTCGGCATCAAAATCAAAGAAGACGCTAAAGTCCTCTTTATTGAAGTCCCTGCAGTAGAGTAA
- a CDS encoding MFS transporter: MKIKGNWKELLPDNRTALSQIWVSLKTRNFRLYFYGMCVSLIGTWMQQIAMSWLVYKLTGSVFLLATITFMAQIPILLATPFMSVLTDRFNRRNILLFTQSLSALQALILAALTLSGQTEVWHLMVLSLLIGLINALDNPTRQAFYPSLVAPDHLGNAIALNSAVINGSRLIGPAIGGVLINLLGEGICFLANGISYLGVIIALLFMHLAPQGKKKLKSAISTDLKEGFHYVTSNIPIRTLLLMMTAISFFGLPLVTFIPAYVKDILSGDSQMLGLLLSCIGIGSFSAAIFLAARKSVVGLGKVVTLAAIILGIALTFLSFISTPWLATLVCIPAGFSIILTVASINTLLQTLSDEDKRGRVMGYLAMTFTGISPIGSMALGYIEKYTGLENIILISGIFCILSSMIFEHYRPLVRKHARPVYIKKGIIQEIAVGINRSEKF; encoded by the coding sequence ATGAAAATCAAAGGGAATTGGAAAGAGTTATTACCCGATAACCGCACAGCCTTATCACAAATCTGGGTATCCTTAAAAACCCGGAACTTCAGATTGTACTTTTACGGCATGTGTGTTTCCCTGATCGGTACCTGGATGCAACAAATCGCTATGAGCTGGCTGGTTTACAAACTAACCGGCTCTGTATTCCTGCTTGCTACGATCACGTTCATGGCGCAAATTCCCATATTACTGGCAACACCGTTTATGAGCGTTCTGACCGACCGCTTTAACCGACGGAATATACTTTTATTCACCCAATCCCTATCGGCCCTTCAGGCACTGATATTGGCTGCACTCACCCTCAGCGGACAAACAGAGGTATGGCATCTGATGGTCTTGAGCCTGCTCATCGGTTTGATTAATGCTCTTGATAATCCGACCCGCCAGGCTTTTTATCCCAGTCTGGTTGCTCCGGATCATCTGGGAAATGCCATCGCTCTAAACTCCGCTGTTATTAACGGGTCCCGGCTTATCGGCCCGGCCATCGGAGGAGTACTCATCAATCTCTTGGGAGAAGGTATTTGCTTCCTGGCAAACGGTATCAGCTATCTGGGAGTTATCATAGCCTTACTTTTTATGCACCTGGCCCCACAAGGAAAAAAGAAGCTAAAATCAGCCATTTCCACAGATTTAAAAGAAGGCTTCCATTATGTGACCAGTAATATTCCTATCCGTACCTTACTCCTGATGATGACGGCAATCAGCTTTTTCGGACTCCCCTTGGTCACCTTTATCCCGGCATACGTAAAAGACATTCTTTCAGGAGACAGTCAGATGTTAGGACTATTACTTTCCTGTATCGGAATCGGCTCTTTCAGTGCTGCCATATTTCTGGCTGCCCGGAAAAGCGTCGTAGGGCTGGGCAAGGTCGTCACCCTGGCAGCCATTATACTCGGCATCGCCCTTACCTTCTTATCCTTTATTTCCACACCCTGGCTGGCCACCCTTGTCTGTATACCTGCCGGATTTTCCATCATTCTCACTGTCGCCTCCATCAATACGCTTCTGCAAACCCTTTCCGACGAAGATAAACGAGGCCGTGTCATGGGTTATCTGGCCATGACATTTACCGGAATATCCCCCATCGGAAGTATGGCACTCGGTTACATTGAAAAATACACCGGTTTGGAAAATATTATCCTTATCTCCGGAATTTTTTGCATACTGTCGAGTATGATTTTTGAACATTATCGTCCGCTCGTCCGGAAACATGCCCGCCCCGTATACATAAAAAAAGGTATCATTCAGGAGATTGCCGTCGGAATCAACCGGTCCGAAAAATTTTAA
- a CDS encoding lactate utilization protein, which translates to MEKQIIENTLKALQTNNFDVYRAENTQAARNIFFSEIFGKLCPATVSWGDSETMKACHILEELEKNTEIALIHTFGKHMSRTQKIYQRRQALQADLFLAGTNALTQKGQLVNLDMIGNRVAGITFGPKNVVLFIGINKIVPDLESAMQRIRTWAAPQNILRHEGFNTPCRKTGTCMDCRSPHRICNTWTITEKSWPAGRIKIILIDEELGI; encoded by the coding sequence ATGGAAAAACAAATCATTGAAAACACCCTGAAAGCTCTACAAACCAATAACTTTGACGTCTATCGTGCAGAAAATACACAAGCCGCCCGGAACATCTTCTTTTCTGAAATTTTCGGCAAATTATGTCCGGCAACGGTTAGCTGGGGAGATTCCGAAACCATGAAAGCCTGTCATATTCTGGAAGAACTTGAAAAAAATACAGAAATTGCCTTAATCCATACATTCGGAAAACACATGAGCAGGACACAAAAAATATATCAGCGCCGTCAGGCTTTGCAAGCCGATTTATTTCTTGCCGGCACCAATGCCCTGACTCAGAAAGGCCAGCTTGTAAATCTCGATATGATCGGAAACCGTGTAGCAGGCATTACCTTCGGGCCGAAAAATGTCGTACTTTTCATCGGGATTAACAAAATCGTTCCCGATCTGGAATCCGCCATGCAAAGAATCCGGACCTGGGCCGCACCACAGAATATACTCCGTCATGAAGGCTTTAATACTCCCTGCCGGAAAACCGGAACGTGTATGGATTGCCGTAGCCCTCACCGGATATGCAATACCTGGACCATCACTGAAAAATCGTGGCCGGCCGGAAGAATAAAAATTATATTGATTGACGAAGAACTGGGCATTTAA